In one window of Desulforhabdus amnigena DNA:
- the ahcY gene encoding adenosylhomocysteinase yields MEFDIKDQGLAEKGKLRIEWAAQSMPVLRSIQERFRKEKPLDGLRIAACLHVTTETAFLAQTLRDGGANVRLCASNPLSTQDDVAASLSLHDGIPTFAIKGEDKETYYRHIHAALAHKPQITMDDGADLVGTLHSDRRELLPEILGGTEETTTGVIRLRSMAEKGILQYPIIAVNDADTKHLFDNRYGTGQSTIDGIIRATNRLLAGSYFVVSGYGWCGRGVAMRASGMGAKVIITEVDPLRALEAVMDGYQVLPMADAAKLGDFFCTLTGDMHVLRKEHFEVMKNGAIVSNSGHFNVEIDLDALEGMAVARREIRDFVEEFTLKDGRHIYVLGEGRLINLAAAEGHPSSVMDMSFANQALCVEYMFRNYKAFDKTVYRVPIEIDKEIARLKLASMQVQIDTLTPEQQKYLHSWEMGT; encoded by the coding sequence ATGGAATTTGACATCAAAGATCAGGGGCTGGCTGAAAAAGGAAAGCTCCGTATCGAGTGGGCGGCACAATCCATGCCGGTGCTGCGTTCCATTCAAGAACGGTTCCGGAAGGAAAAGCCCCTGGACGGCCTTCGCATCGCGGCATGCCTTCACGTGACCACGGAAACAGCATTTCTAGCGCAAACCCTCAGGGACGGTGGAGCCAATGTTCGCCTTTGCGCGTCCAATCCCTTGAGCACACAGGACGACGTGGCGGCATCTTTGTCCCTGCATGACGGAATTCCCACCTTCGCCATCAAAGGGGAGGATAAAGAGACCTATTACCGCCACATTCATGCGGCTCTGGCCCATAAACCCCAGATCACCATGGACGATGGCGCGGACCTCGTAGGTACCCTCCACTCGGACCGCCGAGAACTGCTCCCCGAAATCCTCGGGGGCACTGAAGAGACGACGACCGGAGTCATTCGGTTGCGCAGCATGGCTGAAAAGGGTATTCTACAGTACCCCATCATCGCCGTCAATGATGCCGACACGAAGCATCTCTTTGACAATCGGTACGGCACCGGCCAGAGCACGATCGACGGAATCATTCGAGCAACCAACCGTTTGCTGGCCGGCTCTTATTTCGTAGTGAGCGGCTACGGTTGGTGCGGCCGGGGTGTGGCCATGCGTGCTTCCGGTATGGGCGCAAAGGTAATCATCACGGAAGTGGACCCCCTCAGGGCACTGGAAGCCGTTATGGATGGCTATCAGGTGCTCCCTATGGCGGATGCAGCCAAATTGGGGGATTTTTTCTGCACTTTGACCGGCGACATGCATGTCCTCAGAAAAGAGCATTTTGAAGTCATGAAGAATGGAGCTATTGTCTCCAATTCAGGACATTTCAATGTAGAGATAGATCTGGATGCCCTGGAAGGAATGGCTGTCGCTCGGCGCGAAATCAGGGATTTTGTCGAAGAATTCACCCTCAAAGATGGCCGACACATCTACGTGCTCGGTGAAGGCAGATTGATCAATTTGGCTGCCGCTGAAGGACATCCCTCCAGTGTTATGGATATGAGCTTTGCCAATCAAGCGCTCTGTGTCGAGTACATGTTCAGAAATTATAAGGCGTTCGACAAGACGGTTTACAGAGTACCCATAGAAATTGATAAAGAAATCGCTAGATTGAAACTTGCCAGCATGCAAGTTCAGATCGATACCCTCACCCCTGAACAACAGAAATACCTTCATTCATGGGAAATGGGAACGTAA
- the metK gene encoding methionine adenosyltransferase, which produces MSMSHFLFTSESVTEGHPDKVADQISDSILDAIIHQDKTARVACETLVTTGLAFVAGEITTSSWVDIPEIVRQTIKEIGYNDSEMGFDWATCSVLTSIDKQSPDIAIGVNPGEGMFEEQGAGDQGLMFGYACNETPVLMPMPIYYAHRITRKLAEVRKHGVLEFLRPDGKSQVTIEYHNHQPKRVDTVVVAAQHTPNVSYKNIREGIIEEVIKKVIPAEFIDEKTKFYINSTGRFVIGGPMGDCGLTGRKIIADTYGGQGSHGGGCFSGKDPSKVDRTASYMARYVAKNIVAAGLADRVEVQVAYSIGVAEPVSLMIDTFGTGKIAPDRIAEIVRELFSFKPSNMISHLRLLRPIYKKTSCYGHFGRNDPDFSWEKTDMVEVLREKAGL; this is translated from the coding sequence ATGTCCATGAGCCATTTTTTGTTTACTTCAGAGTCCGTAACAGAAGGGCACCCCGATAAGGTCGCCGACCAGATCTCGGACTCCATTCTGGATGCCATCATCCATCAAGACAAGACAGCACGGGTAGCCTGTGAAACGCTTGTGACCACGGGGCTGGCCTTCGTTGCAGGAGAAATCACCACATCTTCCTGGGTGGACATTCCGGAAATCGTCCGCCAGACCATTAAGGAAATTGGATACAACGATTCTGAAATGGGCTTCGACTGGGCAACCTGTTCGGTGTTGACCAGCATCGACAAACAATCTCCCGACATTGCCATCGGTGTCAATCCCGGGGAAGGAATGTTCGAAGAACAGGGAGCCGGCGATCAGGGTTTGATGTTCGGTTATGCGTGCAACGAAACCCCCGTTCTCATGCCAATGCCCATCTATTACGCTCACCGCATCACACGCAAGCTTGCAGAAGTTCGCAAGCACGGGGTTCTCGAGTTTCTGCGCCCCGATGGAAAAAGCCAGGTAACGATAGAGTATCACAACCATCAACCCAAGCGCGTCGACACCGTTGTCGTTGCCGCACAGCACACCCCTAATGTCTCCTACAAGAATATCCGGGAAGGCATCATCGAAGAGGTCATCAAAAAAGTGATTCCGGCGGAATTCATTGATGAAAAAACCAAGTTTTACATCAATTCCACCGGCCGTTTCGTCATTGGCGGCCCCATGGGAGACTGCGGATTGACGGGCAGGAAAATTATTGCCGATACCTATGGCGGACAGGGAAGCCACGGCGGTGGATGTTTCTCGGGCAAAGACCCTTCCAAGGTGGATCGTACGGCATCCTATATGGCCCGTTACGTGGCCAAGAACATTGTTGCCGCCGGCCTCGCAGACAGGGTCGAAGTGCAGGTAGCCTACAGCATCGGTGTGGCAGAGCCCGTTTCTCTCATGATCGATACATTTGGAACAGGTAAAATCGCTCCCGACCGCATTGCGGAAATCGTCAGAGAACTCTTCAGCTTCAAACCTTCCAACATGATCAGCCATTTGAGATTGCTTCGCCCGATTTATAAAAAGACCTCATGCTATGGGCATTTTGGAAGGAACGATCCCGATTTTTCCTGGGAAAAGACCGACATGGTGGAAGTACTTCGCGAGAAAGCCGGACTGTAG
- a CDS encoding DUF502 domain-containing protein, which yields MLKKIKDKIRNYFIAGLLTVVPLSITVYVVMLLLTHADRVFNLIPTRYNPKNYIPFPLPGLGIVLVLLLIFFTGLLVKNYLGGRIVEFGERIVYQIPLVRPLYSAVKQLLVAIFSESYKGFKKVVLIEYPRRGIYALGFVTGVASGEVQDLTKERVINVFLPTTPNPTSGFYLLIPEKDVVPLKMTVEDAFKLIISGGLVTPEYGCERFASKKHTIPVPGAKEEEESSVCGSDIAP from the coding sequence TTGCTCAAGAAAATAAAAGATAAGATTCGGAACTATTTCATTGCCGGTCTGCTGACGGTGGTTCCCCTTTCCATCACCGTTTATGTGGTGATGCTTTTGCTTACCCATGCGGACCGGGTTTTCAACTTGATTCCCACGCGTTACAATCCCAAGAACTACATTCCTTTTCCCCTTCCGGGGCTTGGAATTGTCCTTGTTTTACTGTTGATCTTTTTTACCGGCCTTTTGGTGAAGAACTATCTCGGGGGACGCATCGTCGAGTTCGGAGAGCGAATTGTTTACCAGATTCCTTTGGTGCGCCCTCTCTATTCGGCAGTCAAGCAACTCCTGGTTGCCATTTTTTCCGAGTCCTACAAAGGCTTCAAAAAAGTCGTGCTCATAGAATATCCCCGGCGAGGCATCTATGCCTTGGGGTTCGTCACGGGTGTCGCCTCGGGAGAGGTCCAGGACCTCACCAAGGAGCGGGTCATCAATGTCTTCTTACCCACAACGCCCAACCCCACTTCAGGGTTCTATCTTCTCATTCCTGAAAAAGATGTCGTCCCTCTGAAAATGACTGTTGAAGACGCCTTCAAACTGATCATTTCGGGGGGGCTGGTCACGCCGGAATACGGGTGTGAAAGGTTCGCTTCGAAAAAGCACACCATTCCCGTTCCCGGCGCGAAGGAAGAAGAGGAATCTTCAGTCTGCGGTTCGGATATTGCCCCATAG
- the panD gene encoding aspartate 1-decarboxylase, with product MQRLMLKSKIHRATVTDADLNYEGSLTIDEELMKAADILTYEQIKVFNINNGARFDTYAIPGPAGKGDFCLNGAAARMGAKGDLIIIVTYGHYEENEIANHEPKVVFLGKDNKPYKPNTKIQAQLCCSRK from the coding sequence ATGCAACGTTTGATGCTCAAGTCCAAAATCCATCGTGCGACAGTGACTGACGCCGACCTCAACTACGAAGGAAGCCTTACCATTGACGAAGAATTGATGAAGGCTGCCGATATTCTGACTTATGAACAGATCAAAGTCTTCAATATCAATAATGGCGCGCGGTTTGATACCTACGCCATTCCAGGTCCGGCGGGAAAAGGCGATTTTTGTCTCAACGGAGCTGCAGCCCGAATGGGTGCAAAAGGTGATCTTATCATCATTGTCACCTACGGCCATTATGAAGAAAATGAAATAGCAAACCACGAGCCCAAAGTCGTTTTTTTGGGCAAGGACAACAAGCCATATAAACCCAATACGAAGATACAGGCACAGCTTTGTTGCTCAAGAAAATAA
- the panC gene encoding pantoate--beta-alanine ligase: MRIIESVSEMQQQADMWRGEGKRIALVPTMGYLHAGHLTLMQKARTHADIVVMSVFVNPTQFGPGEDFERYPRDFENDIRLATEVGVDAAFSPEAAEMYPEGYQTYVDVTRVTLPLCGKSRPGHFRGVTTVVNKLFNIVKPHVAMFGEKDFQQLVTIRRMVKDLNMDVEVLGHPIVRESDGLALSSRNVYLTSEQRQEALRLSQSLREAQTLIQSGERRSDIILKRVREILKAGKDMRIDYAELRHPETLEEVSRIDGPTLLALAVFLGTTRLIDNCVLNIPQ, encoded by the coding sequence ATGCGCATCATCGAAAGTGTTTCCGAGATGCAGCAGCAAGCCGACATGTGGCGCGGCGAGGGAAAAAGAATCGCTCTGGTGCCCACCATGGGCTATCTACATGCGGGACATCTGACTCTGATGCAGAAAGCCCGGACTCATGCAGATATTGTGGTAATGAGTGTATTCGTCAACCCGACGCAGTTCGGCCCAGGTGAAGATTTTGAAAGATATCCCAGGGACTTTGAGAATGACATTCGTCTGGCGACGGAGGTGGGAGTGGATGCCGCTTTTTCACCTGAAGCCGCTGAAATGTACCCTGAGGGATATCAGACCTATGTGGATGTCACGCGAGTGACGCTTCCGCTCTGCGGCAAAAGCCGGCCAGGGCATTTTCGTGGAGTGACCACGGTGGTCAACAAACTTTTCAATATCGTGAAACCCCATGTGGCCATGTTTGGTGAAAAGGACTTCCAACAACTGGTGACCATCCGTAGAATGGTCAAAGACCTCAATATGGATGTTGAGGTGCTTGGCCATCCCATTGTCAGAGAATCGGATGGGCTGGCTCTGAGCAGCCGGAACGTCTATTTGACCTCTGAGCAGAGACAAGAAGCATTACGCCTGAGTCAATCCCTCAGGGAAGCTCAAACACTGATTCAAAGTGGAGAACGGCGCAGTGATATCATCCTGAAGCGCGTCAGAGAAATCCTGAAAGCCGGCAAAGACATGCGAATCGATTATGCGGAACTCCGTCATCCCGAGACCCTCGAAGAGGTCTCCAGAATCGATGGCCCCACACTGCTTGCTCTTGCAGTTTTTTTGGGTACAACTCGCCTTATCGATAACTGCGTGTTAAATATTCCCCAATGA
- a CDS encoding acetoacetate--CoA ligase: MSKLLWQPSERRIQETNMYQFMQYVNDRYGKSFRTYSDLYQWSISDIPDFWGAVWDYGQIIHSVPYTQVVDDATKLPGARWFVGAKLNFAENLLRYRDDHVALSFRTEGTPTVRITYAELYDRVARLARAFRDMGLQVGDRVAGFMPNMIETVVAMLATTSVGAIWSSCSPDFGIKGVLDRFGQIQPRVLFTPNGYSYSGKKIDSLERIAEVVQQIPSIEKVVVVPNTDPHPDPTRVPNGILFEDFLAKEKGLEIEFEQLPADHPVYIMYSSGTTGVPKCIVHGAGGTLIQHIKELKLHTDLKREDTIFYFTTCGWMMWNWLVSSLALGAHVLLYDGSPFYPRPDAMWKMAEEERISIFGTSAKYLAAVEKAHVKPKESFDLTPLKAILSTGSPLSIESFEFVYRDIKEDLCLSSISGGTDIISCFALGNPIGPVYAGELQCRGLGMKVQAFNDEGKPVMGEKGELVCTAAAPSMPISFWNDPDGKKYRNAYFELYPGIWSHGDYIEITENEGVIIYGRSDATLNPGGVRIGTAEIYRQVENIPEVLDSLVIGQEWDNDVRVILFLKLREGFELTEELQKRIKTMIRENTTPRHVPGKIIAVPDIPYTISGKKVELAVRKVIHNQEVKNKDALANPEALDYYKDLEALKS, encoded by the coding sequence ATGAGCAAACTCCTATGGCAGCCTTCCGAAAGACGTATCCAAGAGACAAACATGTATCAGTTCATGCAGTACGTCAATGATCGCTACGGAAAGAGTTTTCGCACTTACAGCGACCTGTATCAGTGGTCGATCTCTGACATCCCTGATTTCTGGGGTGCCGTGTGGGACTATGGACAGATCATTCACAGCGTGCCTTACACTCAAGTGGTGGACGATGCTACGAAGCTGCCCGGAGCCCGCTGGTTCGTGGGGGCAAAGTTGAACTTTGCAGAAAATCTGCTGCGTTACCGTGACGATCATGTCGCCCTGAGCTTCAGGACCGAAGGCACTCCGACGGTGCGCATCACCTATGCGGAACTCTATGATCGGGTGGCCCGCCTTGCCAGGGCGTTTCGGGACATGGGATTGCAGGTTGGAGATCGAGTGGCTGGTTTCATGCCGAATATGATCGAGACCGTCGTTGCCATGCTTGCCACCACCAGCGTGGGAGCCATCTGGTCGTCATGCTCCCCCGATTTTGGAATCAAGGGGGTCTTGGACCGTTTCGGCCAGATCCAGCCGCGTGTTCTCTTCACTCCCAATGGATACAGTTATAGCGGAAAAAAAATAGATTCCCTGGAACGTATTGCCGAAGTGGTGCAGCAAATCCCGAGCATCGAAAAGGTTGTCGTAGTTCCCAACACGGATCCTCATCCCGACCCGACGCGTGTCCCCAACGGAATCCTTTTTGAAGACTTTCTGGCCAAAGAAAAGGGTCTGGAAATAGAATTCGAACAACTGCCCGCCGATCATCCCGTCTATATCATGTATTCCTCGGGAACCACCGGTGTTCCCAAGTGCATCGTTCACGGGGCGGGTGGCACACTGATCCAGCACATCAAGGAACTCAAGCTTCACACCGACCTCAAGCGTGAAGACACTATCTTCTACTTTACGACCTGCGGATGGATGATGTGGAACTGGCTGGTCAGTTCTCTGGCGTTGGGGGCGCATGTGCTGCTTTACGACGGTTCTCCCTTTTATCCACGGCCCGACGCTATGTGGAAGATGGCCGAGGAGGAAAGGATCAGTATTTTCGGGACCAGCGCCAAGTACCTGGCGGCCGTTGAAAAAGCTCATGTGAAACCCAAAGAATCCTTCGACCTGACGCCTCTCAAAGCGATTCTCTCCACCGGTTCGCCCCTTTCCATCGAGAGTTTTGAATTCGTTTACCGGGATATCAAAGAAGATCTTTGCCTCTCTTCCATTTCCGGCGGCACGGATATCATTTCCTGTTTCGCTCTGGGAAATCCCATAGGCCCCGTTTATGCGGGCGAACTTCAGTGCCGGGGACTGGGGATGAAGGTGCAGGCCTTTAACGACGAAGGCAAGCCGGTTATGGGAGAAAAAGGTGAATTGGTCTGTACCGCCGCGGCTCCCTCCATGCCCATCAGCTTCTGGAACGATCCCGATGGCAAGAAGTATCGGAACGCTTACTTTGAACTCTACCCGGGAATCTGGAGTCACGGCGATTACATCGAAATCACCGAAAACGAGGGCGTCATCATATACGGAAGATCCGATGCCACTCTCAATCCCGGAGGCGTACGCATAGGAACCGCCGAGATCTATCGCCAGGTGGAAAACATTCCTGAAGTCCTGGACAGCCTGGTGATCGGTCAGGAGTGGGATAACGATGTGCGGGTGATCCTGTTCCTGAAACTGCGTGAAGGTTTTGAACTGACCGAAGAGCTGCAGAAGCGGATCAAGACCATGATTCGTGAAAACACGACTCCCCGCCATGTTCCAGGAAAGATCATCGCAGTACCCGATATCCCTTATACCATCAGCGGCAAGAAGGTGGAGCTTGCCGTGCGCAAGGTCATCCACAATCAGGAGGTCAAGAACAAGGACGCCCTTGCAAATCCTGAAGCCCTCGACTACTATAAAGACCTTGAAGCGCTGAAATCTTAA
- a CDS encoding ABC transporter permease: MKVISRKNEPYYYDSAKRQIPMLEEFLELFRYRELLAQFVARNIKIRYKRSVLGVAWTMLNPLFMMVIMTLVFSKLFRFTLDYYPVYVLTGFIFWNFFSQTTTLAMNELVWGGNLLTRIYMPRAIFGVTALGTGLVNIFLALVPLLLIMLVTGAPLRPALFFLPVSILLLAMFTLGVGLFLSMLAVYFVDILEIYQVVLLALMYLSPVIYPIQIIPEGYVWVFKMNPIYYLLEVFRSPIYYGCLPDFHSLLFAMLISLGALLFGWWSFARKADDFAYRI; encoded by the coding sequence ATGAAGGTTATATCCAGGAAAAACGAACCCTATTATTACGACTCGGCTAAGCGGCAGATCCCCATGTTGGAAGAGTTTCTGGAGCTTTTCCGGTACCGTGAACTTCTGGCACAATTTGTGGCCCGCAATATAAAAATCCGTTATAAACGTTCTGTATTGGGGGTTGCCTGGACGATGCTCAATCCACTGTTCATGATGGTGATCATGACCCTGGTTTTTTCAAAGCTCTTTCGCTTCACCCTGGATTACTACCCGGTGTATGTACTTACGGGGTTCATTTTTTGGAACTTCTTTTCCCAGACAACCACTCTGGCTATGAACGAGCTGGTCTGGGGGGGGAACCTGTTGACTCGCATATATATGCCACGCGCCATTTTCGGCGTCACAGCTCTTGGGACAGGCTTAGTCAATATTTTTCTGGCATTGGTGCCGCTTCTGTTGATCATGCTGGTAACCGGTGCCCCCCTAAGACCTGCACTCTTTTTCTTGCCCGTTTCCATCCTCCTTTTGGCTATGTTTACACTGGGAGTCGGCCTTTTTCTTTCAATGTTGGCAGTCTATTTTGTTGATATCCTTGAAATATATCAGGTCGTTCTGCTTGCCTTGATGTATCTTAGCCCTGTTATTTATCCTATCCAAATCATACCGGAAGGATATGTTTGGGTGTTTAAAATGAATCCGATTTACTACCTTTTGGAGGTTTTTAGATCTCCGATTTATTATGGATGCCTTCCGGATTTTCATTCATTGCTTTTCGCCATGTTGATCTCTTTGGGAGCATTGCTGTTCGGTTGGTGGAGTTTCGCGAGGAAAGCTGATGATTTCGCTTACAGAATCTGA
- a CDS encoding ABC transporter ATP-binding protein encodes MISLTESDDRSQKAFPGSINEPVIRLENVSVRYRLPRETIKSVKEYTIKRILQRRLIHDEFLALDDVSLDIERGELFGLIGRNGAGKSTLLKVISRVLRPTSGRLQLRGRVAPLLELGAGFHFELTGRENVFLNASLLGYSRAQTAERLDEIVDFAEISDFIDAPLRTYSTGMVARLGFAVATTTQPDILIIDEVLSVGDEHFQRKCRERINEFRNNKATILLVTHSMEVARSMCNRVAWLEGGRVRALGLPEEIVASYQQNS; translated from the coding sequence ATGATTTCGCTTACAGAATCTGATGATAGATCCCAAAAAGCTTTTCCAGGAAGTATCAATGAACCTGTTATAAGGCTTGAAAATGTTTCTGTTCGGTATCGTTTGCCACGAGAGACCATAAAAAGTGTGAAAGAATATACCATTAAAAGGATTCTACAACGGCGTTTGATTCATGATGAGTTTTTGGCTCTAGATGATGTAAGTTTAGATATCGAGAGGGGGGAACTGTTCGGCTTGATTGGCCGTAATGGTGCGGGCAAGAGCACTCTTCTCAAAGTGATATCGAGAGTTCTTCGTCCTACGTCCGGACGCCTTCAACTGCGCGGTCGGGTTGCGCCGTTGCTGGAACTTGGAGCCGGATTTCATTTTGAACTCACAGGGCGGGAAAACGTGTTTCTCAATGCGTCATTGCTGGGCTATTCCCGCGCTCAAACGGCCGAACGCCTCGACGAGATTGTGGATTTTGCGGAAATATCTGATTTTATTGATGCCCCCCTTCGTACTTATTCCACTGGGATGGTGGCGCGGCTCGGTTTTGCCGTAGCTACAACCACTCAACCTGATATCTTGATCATTGATGAGGTATTGTCCGTAGGCGACGAACATTTTCAGCGAAAGTGCCGTGAGAGGATCAATGAATTTCGAAATAATAAGGCGACGATACTTCTGGTGACCCACAGTATGGAAGTTGCGCGCAGCATGTGTAACCGTGTTGCATGGCTGGAAGGTGGTCGAGTACGTGCTCTGGGTCTACCGGAAGAAATCGTGGCGTCTTATCAACAAAATTCATGA
- a CDS encoding glycosyltransferase, with product MKDKAPLAVTPLSPKPKEPSWKLNLDHILYLMRWQLKEKLSPEAKAKINRFLDLFYRAIPQQLPLINQPAQPWPHNDGAPLVSVVIPCFNYGRFLGDALESVARQTLQDLEVIVVNDGSTDPYTCNLLENLQQPKVQVIHQANTGPEGARNKGISKARGKYICCLDADDILEPTYLEKCVSMLESNPGIGFAYSWLHLFGDEQGTWETQDFDIDKILQYNHVLASAVFKKEDWLDVGGYRPEMRGGYEDWEFWIRLGAKGLRGKTIPELLFGHRRHGKTLTHKADAIAEELRERIKKLNPNIFIQHRLRHKIRRAYHDIQPDRPFINLNHPNQYLPAAKEKGLLVLVPWLELGGADMVLRQILQTLANRWNIHVMTTVRSKNPLEAQIKSVTPCIYHLPNFLDERNWKPFVFNFLKTRSIHALLLDGSEIGYKYLPEIKKNRPALPIVNILHNDSQLGHFRNAIAYEPYIDRFVGVNQHIKESLLKNSIREEKIQVIFNGVDTEGLYNPERFDRNESRHRWGISREAFLVLFVGRLSEEKRPHIFVKIAENLLSENAVQFMMVGDGILRKQTEALLQGSPISSRLTWLPFVSPEEMGSIYAAADVLVLVSVVEGLPMVMLEALSMKIPVFATKAGEIERVIQPGINGYLAPVNRPMELLPALRQLIRERGNRFEELRTNARRSVVEGGYSLERVSKQYEALFENLASFKQLTIERH from the coding sequence ATGAAAGATAAAGCTCCTTTGGCGGTGACACCCCTTTCCCCAAAACCCAAAGAACCTTCCTGGAAACTCAATCTGGACCACATCCTGTATCTGATGCGTTGGCAGCTCAAGGAAAAGCTCTCCCCTGAAGCCAAAGCCAAGATAAATAGATTTTTGGATCTTTTCTATCGGGCCATCCCTCAACAGCTCCCACTCATCAACCAACCGGCGCAACCCTGGCCGCACAACGATGGAGCTCCTCTCGTTTCAGTAGTGATTCCCTGCTTCAATTATGGACGTTTTCTTGGGGATGCTCTGGAGAGCGTCGCCCGCCAAACACTGCAAGACCTTGAGGTTATCGTTGTAAATGATGGGTCCACAGACCCTTATACTTGTAATCTTCTTGAAAATCTGCAGCAACCGAAAGTTCAAGTCATCCATCAGGCAAATACGGGACCGGAGGGAGCAAGGAATAAAGGGATATCGAAGGCCAGGGGCAAATATATCTGCTGCCTGGATGCAGATGATATTCTGGAGCCCACTTATCTTGAAAAGTGTGTTTCCATGCTTGAGAGTAATCCCGGGATTGGATTTGCCTACTCCTGGCTTCATCTCTTTGGCGATGAGCAGGGAACGTGGGAGACTCAAGATTTCGATATTGACAAAATCCTGCAATACAATCACGTTCTGGCCAGTGCAGTCTTCAAGAAAGAAGACTGGCTGGATGTTGGAGGCTATCGCCCTGAAATGCGGGGAGGCTATGAAGACTGGGAATTCTGGATTCGTCTGGGGGCAAAAGGACTCAGAGGTAAAACGATTCCGGAACTTTTGTTCGGGCATCGACGACATGGAAAAACCTTAACGCACAAAGCTGACGCTATCGCAGAAGAACTGCGGGAACGCATCAAGAAATTAAATCCAAATATTTTTATACAGCACAGACTGCGTCATAAAATCCGTAGAGCTTACCATGACATTCAGCCGGATCGACCCTTCATCAATTTGAACCACCCAAACCAGTACTTACCTGCCGCCAAGGAAAAGGGGTTGCTGGTGCTTGTTCCCTGGCTAGAATTGGGTGGAGCCGATATGGTTCTGAGACAAATCCTCCAGACTTTGGCCAATCGGTGGAACATCCATGTCATGACGACGGTACGCAGCAAGAACCCGCTGGAGGCACAGATCAAATCAGTTACCCCCTGTATCTACCATCTCCCCAATTTCCTGGATGAACGCAATTGGAAACCCTTTGTTTTCAATTTTCTCAAAACACGCTCCATACACGCATTGCTCCTGGATGGCAGCGAAATTGGCTATAAATATCTTCCAGAGATCAAGAAAAACCGTCCTGCTCTCCCCATTGTCAATATTCTTCATAATGACAGCCAATTGGGGCACTTCAGAAACGCTATAGCTTATGAGCCGTATATTGACCGTTTTGTCGGAGTGAATCAGCACATCAAAGAGAGTCTTCTGAAAAATTCGATTCGGGAGGAGAAGATCCAGGTCATTTTCAACGGAGTGGACACAGAGGGACTCTACAACCCGGAAAGGTTTGACCGCAATGAATCAAGACATCGATGGGGCATTTCCCGGGAGGCGTTCTTAGTGCTCTTTGTGGGACGGTTGAGCGAAGAGAAGCGGCCGCATATCTTTGTCAAGATTGCTGAAAACCTCCTCTCAGAAAATGCGGTCCAGTTCATGATGGTCGGAGATGGAATACTTCGCAAGCAAACAGAGGCGTTGCTTCAAGGATCGCCCATTTCTTCCCGGCTTACATGGCTCCCTTTTGTCTCTCCCGAAGAGATGGGTTCCATTTATGCAGCTGCAGATGTCCTGGTCCTCGTTTCCGTCGTCGAAGGACTTCCAATGGTCATGCTTGAAGCCCTCTCCATGAAAATCCCTGTGTTTGCCACCAAGGCTGGAGAAATCGAGCGGGTGATCCAACCGGGGATCAACGGCTATTTGGCGCCGGTAAATCGACCAATGGAACTGCTACCGGCCCTGAGGCAACTCATCAGAGAGAGGGGAAACCGCTTTGAGGAACTGCGCACAAACGCTCGGCGCTCTGTTGTTGAAGGAGGGTATTCCCTCGAACGCGTAAGCAAGCAGTACGAAGCGCTTTTTGAAAATCTGGCTTCATTTAAACAACTGACGATTGAACGACACTGA